From Rhodanobacteraceae bacterium, the proteins below share one genomic window:
- a CDS encoding Transcriptional regulator, IclR family: MTNKPAKYRAPALDKGLDILELLARAHAPLTMTGVASAIGYSKGEIFRMLQVLEERGYIARENDSGYALTNRLFLLGMERPPMKSLVEAALPVMHRLAREVLQPCHLAVASGDQMVVIARIDPPDDIGFVVRVGHRLPLSRSTSGAVLFAFQSDEVREHWLALMDAAGTLHKRKRFVAQADEIRTQGYATLPSGDVDAVTDLSAPILRHAAAAGALTIPYVERRPVKVSMKAALDALREAVAAISRDLTA, encoded by the coding sequence ATGACCAACAAGCCAGCCAAGTATCGCGCGCCCGCCCTCGACAAGGGCCTCGACATCCTGGAACTGCTGGCACGCGCGCATGCGCCGCTGACGATGACCGGCGTCGCCTCGGCGATCGGTTACTCCAAGGGCGAAATCTTCCGGATGCTGCAGGTGCTGGAGGAGCGCGGCTACATCGCGCGCGAGAACGATTCGGGCTACGCGCTGACCAATCGCCTGTTCCTGCTCGGCATGGAACGGCCGCCGATGAAATCGCTGGTCGAAGCCGCGCTGCCGGTGATGCACCGGCTGGCGCGCGAAGTCCTGCAGCCGTGCCACCTCGCGGTCGCCTCGGGCGACCAGATGGTGGTGATAGCGCGCATCGATCCGCCCGACGACATCGGTTTCGTGGTGCGCGTGGGCCATCGGCTGCCGCTGTCGCGTTCCACCTCGGGCGCGGTACTGTTCGCGTTCCAGAGTGACGAGGTGCGTGAGCACTGGCTCGCGTTGATGGACGCCGCTGGCACGCTGCACAAGCGCAAACGCTTCGTCGCGCAGGCTGACGAGATCCGCACGCAGGGTTATGCGACGCTGCCCAGCGGCGACGTCGATGCGGTGACAGACCTTTCCGCGCCGATCCTGCGGCACGCAGCCGCGGCAGGCGCGCTGACCATTCCGTACGTCGAGCGCCGGCCCGTCAAGGTGTCGATGAAGGCGGCGCTGGATGCATTGCGCGAAGCGGTGGCGGCGATTTCCCGGGACCTGACGGCGTGA
- a CDS encoding alpha-L-fucosidase: MPTRREILQGAAALALLTRAGVRPALAAAAPAKTKSDDYIPETDPLVVKKLAQWSDWKFGLILHWGTYSQLGIVESWTLCSEDEPWCKRPDGVGYVEWKRRYEQLPKTFNPVKFDPARWADAAYAAGMRYVVFTTKHHDGFCMFDTATTDYRITAPDVPFHTNPKANVAKALFDAFRARDFGIGAYFSKADWHTPDYWSPRWATPTRNNNYDVRKYPEMWKRFVEFTHRQIDEITSQYGRIDLMWLDAGWVNAQDHPDAKAYGMEVPWAQDIDMPRLAATARRNQPGIILVNRADGGPYEDYRTPEQTIPKHPLSYPWETCMTMGDSWSWNPHDKYKSPRELVHTLVEIVAKGGNLLLGIGPKGNGELPATALERLKAIGEWMQVNGSAIHASHAIAPYQEGKFRFTQMKDGSVNAIWLADADEHAPPESIELRSFQPAAGAHLQVLGVPEPLAWQPRGSGFRVELPKAARRRLANAPAWTLRIPAVRH, encoded by the coding sequence ATGCCCACACGTCGTGAAATCCTGCAAGGCGCCGCCGCGCTGGCATTGCTGACGCGCGCCGGCGTTCGTCCGGCGCTGGCTGCCGCCGCGCCGGCAAAGACGAAAAGCGACGATTACATTCCGGAAACCGATCCGCTGGTCGTCAAGAAGCTCGCGCAATGGTCGGACTGGAAATTCGGCCTGATCCTGCACTGGGGCACTTACAGCCAACTCGGCATCGTCGAGTCGTGGACGCTGTGCTCCGAGGACGAGCCGTGGTGCAAGCGTCCCGACGGTGTCGGTTACGTCGAATGGAAGCGGCGTTACGAACAACTGCCGAAAACCTTCAACCCGGTGAAGTTCGATCCCGCGCGATGGGCCGACGCCGCGTACGCGGCCGGCATGCGCTACGTGGTGTTCACCACCAAACACCACGACGGCTTCTGCATGTTCGACACGGCGACGACGGACTACAGGATCACCGCGCCGGACGTGCCATTCCATACGAATCCGAAAGCGAACGTCGCGAAGGCATTGTTCGATGCGTTCCGCGCGCGCGACTTCGGCATCGGCGCGTATTTCTCCAAGGCCGACTGGCACACGCCCGATTACTGGTCGCCGCGCTGGGCCACGCCGACGCGCAACAACAACTACGACGTGCGCAAGTATCCGGAAATGTGGAAGCGCTTCGTCGAGTTCACCCACAGGCAGATCGACGAGATCACCTCGCAGTACGGACGCATCGACCTGATGTGGCTGGACGCGGGCTGGGTGAATGCGCAAGATCATCCCGATGCCAAGGCCTACGGCATGGAAGTGCCGTGGGCGCAGGACATCGACATGCCGCGTCTCGCCGCGACCGCGCGCCGCAACCAGCCTGGCATCATCCTGGTCAATCGCGCTGACGGCGGGCCGTACGAGGATTACCGCACGCCCGAGCAGACCATTCCTAAGCACCCGCTGTCGTATCCGTGGGAAACCTGCATGACCATGGGCGATTCGTGGTCGTGGAATCCGCACGACAAATACAAGTCGCCGCGCGAACTGGTGCACACGCTGGTCGAGATCGTCGCCAAGGGCGGGAATTTGCTGCTGGGCATCGGTCCGAAAGGCAACGGTGAGTTACCCGCGACCGCACTGGAGCGGTTGAAGGCGATCGGCGAATGGATGCAGGTGAACGGCTCCGCGATCCATGCGAGCCACGCCATCGCGCCTTACCAGGAAGGCAAATTCCGTTTCACGCAGATGAAGGACGGCAGCGTCAACGCGATCTGGCTTGCCGACGCGGATGAGCACGCGCCTCCGGAGAGCATCGAATTGCGCAGCTTCCAGCCTGCGGCGGGTGCGCATCTGCAAGTGTTGGGCGTGCCGGAGCCGCTGGCGTGGCAGCCGCGCGGGTCGGGCTTTCGCGTCGAGTTGCCCAAGGCCGCGCGGCGCCGCCTGGCGAACGCGCCGGCATGGACCTTGCGCATTCCCGCCGTGCGGCATTAG
- a CDS encoding L-fuconate dehydratase: protein MTAMDARDAASPTASRAERIVALEVHDVRFPTSRGRIGSDAMNHDPDYSAVYITLRTDDAKLAGYALVFTIGRGNEVQAAAVRTLAPLMVGRGIDAVLDDLGGFALSLTSDSHLRWLGPEKGVMHMAIGGVVNAAWDLAARRAGLPLWRFIAEMTPEQIVAAIDFRYLTDALTHDEALAILRRAQPHRDACITALLERGYPAYTTSPGWLGYSDDKLEALARQAVADGFRTIKLKVGENLDDDIRRLAIARATVGEDVAIAIDANQRWDVAPAIEWIRELAPFRPAWVEEPTSPDDVLGHAAIRSAVAPVPVSTGEHTHNRVMFKQLLQARAVDLLHIDAARVGGVNENLAILLLAAKFGVRVFPHAGGVGLCEMVQHLAMADFVAISGAMEDRAIEYVDHLHEHFTDPVRIREGRYLAPTAPGFSTEMHEASLREFAWPDGPAWQPESPLPQTASPFGGEGQG from the coding sequence ATGACGGCCATGGACGCGCGCGACGCGGCTTCGCCAACCGCCAGCCGGGCAGAGCGCATCGTCGCGCTGGAAGTGCACGACGTCCGTTTTCCGACGTCGCGCGGCAGGATCGGTTCGGACGCGATGAACCACGATCCGGATTATTCGGCCGTCTACATCACGCTGCGCACCGACGACGCGAAACTCGCCGGGTACGCATTGGTGTTCACCATCGGACGCGGCAACGAAGTGCAGGCCGCGGCGGTGCGCACCCTGGCGCCACTGATGGTGGGGCGCGGCATCGATGCCGTGCTGGACGATCTCGGCGGTTTCGCGCTCAGCCTCACCAGCGATTCGCATCTGCGCTGGCTCGGTCCGGAAAAGGGCGTGATGCACATGGCCATCGGCGGCGTCGTGAATGCCGCGTGGGACCTGGCTGCGCGGCGCGCCGGATTGCCGCTGTGGCGGTTCATCGCCGAGATGACACCCGAGCAGATCGTCGCCGCGATCGACTTCCGCTATCTCACCGATGCGCTGACGCACGACGAGGCGCTCGCGATCCTGCGCCGCGCGCAGCCGCATCGCGACGCATGCATCACCGCGTTGCTGGAACGCGGCTACCCCGCCTACACCACGTCGCCCGGCTGGCTCGGCTATTCCGACGACAAGCTGGAAGCGCTGGCGCGGCAGGCGGTCGCGGACGGCTTCCGCACCATCAAGCTGAAGGTCGGTGAAAACCTCGACGACGACATTCGCCGCCTCGCCATCGCGCGCGCGACGGTGGGCGAAGACGTGGCGATCGCGATCGATGCCAACCAGCGCTGGGACGTCGCGCCTGCGATCGAATGGATCCGTGAACTCGCGCCGTTCCGTCCCGCCTGGGTCGAGGAACCGACCAGCCCCGACGACGTGCTCGGCCACGCCGCGATCCGCAGCGCGGTGGCGCCGGTGCCGGTTTCGACCGGCGAGCACACCCACAACCGCGTGATGTTCAAGCAACTGCTGCAGGCGCGCGCGGTGGATTTGCTGCACATCGACGCCGCGCGCGTGGGCGGTGTCAACGAGAACCTCGCGATCCTGCTGCTGGCCGCTAAGTTCGGCGTGCGCGTGTTCCCGCACGCAGGCGGCGTCGGCCTGTGCGAGATGGTGCAGCACCTCGCGATGGCGGATTTCGTCGCCATCAGCGGCGCGATGGAAGACCGCGCGATCGAATACGTCGATCATCTGCACGAGCATTTCACCGACCCGGTGCGGATTCGCGAGGGGCGCTATCTCGCGCCGACGGCGCCGGGGTTCTCGACGGAAATGCACGAAGCGTCGTTGCGCGAATTCGCGTGGCCGGATGGGCCTGCGTGGCAGCCCGAATCCCCTCTCCCCCAAACGGCTTCACCGTTTGGGGGAGAGGGGCAGGGGTGA
- a CDS encoding 2,4-diketo-3-deoxy-L-fuconate hydrolase gives MKLVRYGEAGREKPGMLDARGVLRDLSQVVDDIAGGALTNESIERLRALDPDALLKVDGTPRFGAPVGSVGKIICVGLNYADHAAESGQPVPQQPVIFMKATSAIVGAFDDVVIPPGSEKTDWEVELGVVIGDTARNVPRDAALGHVAGYLIVNDVSERAFQFDHGGQWVKGKSCDTFAPLGPWLVTRDEIADPQALSMWLDVNGHRYQDGNTRTMVFDVAALVSHISCYMTLEPGDVISTGTPPGVGLGQKPPVYLKPGDVMELGIVGLGTQRQWVVAAR, from the coding sequence ATGAAACTGGTGCGTTACGGAGAGGCGGGACGCGAAAAGCCGGGCATGCTGGATGCGCGGGGCGTGCTGCGCGACCTGTCGCAGGTCGTGGACGACATCGCGGGTGGGGCGTTGACGAACGAAAGCATCGAACGCCTGCGCGCGCTCGATCCCGACGCGCTGTTGAAAGTCGATGGCACGCCGCGCTTCGGTGCTCCGGTCGGAAGCGTCGGCAAGATCATCTGCGTGGGTTTGAATTACGCCGACCACGCGGCCGAATCGGGCCAGCCGGTACCGCAGCAACCGGTGATCTTCATGAAGGCGACCAGCGCGATCGTGGGCGCGTTCGACGACGTGGTGATTCCGCCGGGCTCGGAGAAAACCGACTGGGAAGTCGAACTCGGTGTGGTGATCGGCGACACCGCGCGCAATGTGCCGCGCGATGCCGCGCTCGGTCATGTCGCGGGCTACCTCATTGTCAACGATGTGTCCGAACGCGCGTTCCAGTTCGACCACGGCGGCCAATGGGTGAAGGGCAAGAGTTGCGACACCTTCGCGCCGCTCGGGCCGTGGCTGGTGACGCGCGACGAGATTGCCGATCCGCAAGCTTTGTCCATGTGGCTCGACGTCAACGGCCATCGTTACCAGGATGGCAACACGCGCACGATGGTGTTCGATGTCGCGGCGCTGGTCAGCCACATCAGCTGCTACATGACGCTCGAACCCGGCGACGTGATCTCGACCGGCACGCCGCCGGGCGTGGGCCTGGGCCAGAAACCGCCGGTCTATCTGAAGCCGGGCGACGTGATGGAACTCGGCATCGTCGGATTGGGCACTCAACGCCAGTGGGTGGTGGCGGCGCGATGA
- a CDS encoding L-fucose mutarotase, type 2 — protein sequence MNAVRLYYALDLKDDPASVAEYERWHRPENIWPEIVESLRAASIRNLEIFRAGNRLVMVMDVPEDFSSDAKAVADAADPRVQAWEALMWRFQQPLPFAKPGEKWVAMTRMFSLEQTLAERKN from the coding sequence GTGAACGCCGTGCGCCTCTATTACGCGCTCGACCTCAAGGACGACCCGGCATCGGTCGCCGAGTACGAACGCTGGCACCGGCCGGAAAACATCTGGCCCGAGATCGTCGAGTCACTGCGTGCGGCCAGCATCCGCAACCTTGAAATCTTCCGCGCCGGCAACCGGCTGGTGATGGTGATGGATGTGCCCGAGGATTTTTCTTCGGACGCGAAAGCAGTGGCCGACGCGGCCGATCCGCGCGTGCAGGCGTGGGAAGCATTGATGTGGCGTTTCCAGCAGCCGCTGCCGTTCGCGAAGCCAGGCGAGAAATGGGTGGCGATGACGCGGATGTTTTCGCTCGAGCAAACGTTGGCTGAGCGCAAGAATTAG
- a CDS encoding Fucose permease: protein MEHIDGAIVPDDAGTSSRARASLLAFALIVGLFFLWGVANNLNDILIKQFKNAFTLSDFQAGLVQSAFYLGYFLLAIPAGVCMRRFGFKSAIFIGLLLYALGALLFWPAAATQTYAIFLCGLFVIASGLSFLETSANPLVTVLGPPEGGARRLNFAQSFNPLGSIAGVLIGRNFIFNGVEHTPQQLDAMTPTARHAYFVSQSLTVQTPYLVIACAVIAFALMIAMVRFPAHGEDIADHASGARHFGHLLRDRHFLSAVTAQFFYVGAQVGVWSYLIRYCQGTIPGTPERRAADYLMASLVLFTLGRFAGTALMKFVAPRNLLALFAVVNIVLCAIGVALPGLPGLVALVIASFFMSVMYPTIFALGVDGFSDSDRKLGASLLVMAIIGGAVLTALMGAVSDAAGIARAMLVPLGCFVAVLLFAMQRVRSRA, encoded by the coding sequence ATGGAACATATCGACGGCGCGATCGTGCCAGATGACGCGGGGACATCTTCTCGCGCACGCGCATCGCTGCTCGCGTTCGCGCTGATCGTCGGGCTGTTCTTCCTGTGGGGCGTGGCCAACAACCTCAACGACATCCTGATCAAGCAGTTCAAGAACGCGTTCACGCTCAGCGATTTCCAGGCCGGGCTGGTGCAGAGCGCGTTCTATCTCGGCTATTTCCTGCTGGCGATCCCGGCCGGCGTGTGCATGCGCCGCTTCGGTTTCAAGAGCGCGATCTTCATCGGCCTGCTGCTGTATGCGCTGGGCGCGCTGCTGTTCTGGCCCGCCGCCGCCACGCAGACCTATGCGATCTTCCTGTGCGGCTTGTTCGTGATCGCGAGCGGGCTGTCGTTCCTCGAAACCTCGGCCAATCCGCTGGTCACGGTGCTCGGCCCGCCCGAGGGCGGCGCGCGCCGGCTGAACTTCGCGCAATCGTTCAACCCGCTGGGGTCGATCGCGGGCGTCCTGATCGGGCGCAATTTCATTTTCAATGGCGTCGAGCACACGCCGCAGCAACTTGACGCGATGACGCCGACCGCGCGGCACGCGTATTTCGTCAGCCAGTCGCTGACGGTGCAGACGCCGTACCTGGTAATCGCGTGCGCGGTGATCGCGTTCGCGCTCATGATCGCGATGGTGCGGTTTCCGGCGCACGGCGAAGACATCGCCGACCACGCCAGCGGCGCGCGCCATTTCGGCCACCTGCTGCGTGACCGGCATTTCCTGTCCGCGGTCACCGCGCAATTCTTCTATGTGGGCGCGCAGGTCGGCGTGTGGAGCTACCTGATCCGCTATTGCCAGGGCACGATCCCCGGCACGCCGGAACGCCGCGCCGCCGATTATCTGATGGCGTCGCTGGTGCTGTTCACGCTGGGACGTTTCGCCGGTACCGCGCTGATGAAGTTCGTCGCGCCGCGCAACCTGCTGGCGTTGTTCGCCGTCGTCAACATCGTGTTGTGCGCGATCGGGGTAGCGCTGCCCGGCTTGCCGGGCCTCGTCGCACTGGTCATCGCGAGTTTCTTCATGTCGGTGATGTATCCGACGATCTTCGCGCTGGGCGTGGACGGCTTCAGCGACAGCGACCGCAAGCTCGGCGCGTCGTTGCTGGTGATGGCGATCATCGGCGGCGCGGTGCTGACCGCGCTGATGGGCGCGGTGTCGGATGCGGCGGGGATCGCCCGCGCGATGCTGGTGCCGCTGGGCTGTTTCGTCGCGGTGTTGCTGTTCGCGATGCAACGTGTACGTTCGCGGGCGTGA
- a CDS encoding alpha-L-fucosidase has protein sequence MKRILSGALVWALACAAGPVLAAKPAMAPSDAQAQAEAAKAARMQWFADAKFGIFIHWGIYAVDGITESWSFFDGYVSYADYMKQAKGFTASHYDPQAWADLIKASGAKYAVLTSKHHDGMALWDTKQGLNVVKDTPAHRDLVAPFVNALRKDGLKVGLYFSLIDWSSPLYPAFTQGHPRYDIKDDPARWQRFVTYYQDQVHDLTHRFHPDLYWFDGGWEHSAEEWHAQALHDWIRAHAPDAIINGRLPGFGDYGTPEQGVPITRPPDKYWELCLTMNNSWGWQPNDDHFKTPYEIIRILSGTLDMGGNLLLDIGPRADGTIPKIEADTLRQVGRWVKKNQEAIYGSQAGIPHDYYLGDSTLSKDGKTLYLFVDGKPGGAVLLKGLANRVLVARVVGNGTMLNPQRLGATLGGAPAMLAIDVPDYALDPDVTVIALELDGPIKLFHPETKSETAD, from the coding sequence ATGAAAAGGATCCTTTCCGGTGCTTTGGTATGGGCATTGGCTTGCGCGGCGGGGCCGGTATTGGCCGCGAAGCCGGCGATGGCACCCAGCGATGCGCAGGCCCAAGCCGAGGCCGCCAAGGCCGCGCGCATGCAATGGTTCGCCGACGCCAAGTTCGGCATCTTCATCCACTGGGGCATCTACGCGGTCGATGGCATCACCGAATCGTGGTCGTTCTTCGACGGCTACGTTTCCTACGCCGATTACATGAAGCAGGCGAAGGGCTTCACCGCCAGCCACTACGACCCGCAGGCGTGGGCGGATTTGATCAAGGCCAGCGGTGCGAAGTACGCGGTGCTGACGTCGAAGCACCACGACGGCATGGCGCTGTGGGACACCAAGCAGGGCCTCAATGTCGTGAAGGACACGCCGGCGCATCGCGATCTGGTCGCCCCATTCGTCAACGCGTTGCGCAAGGACGGTTTGAAGGTCGGACTGTATTTTTCGCTGATCGACTGGTCGTCGCCGCTGTATCCGGCTTTCACGCAAGGGCATCCGCGTTACGACATCAAGGACGATCCGGCGCGCTGGCAGCGCTTCGTCACGTATTACCAGGACCAGGTGCATGACCTGACGCACCGCTTCCATCCTGATCTTTATTGGTTCGATGGCGGCTGGGAACACAGTGCGGAGGAATGGCACGCGCAGGCGCTGCACGACTGGATCCGCGCGCACGCTCCCGACGCGATCATCAATGGACGTCTGCCCGGTTTCGGCGATTACGGCACGCCGGAGCAGGGCGTGCCGATCACACGGCCGCCCGACAAATATTGGGAGCTGTGCCTCACGATGAACAATTCGTGGGGCTGGCAGCCGAACGACGATCACTTCAAGACGCCGTACGAGATCATCCGGATTCTTTCCGGCACGCTCGACATGGGCGGAAATCTTTTGCTGGACATCGGCCCGCGCGCCGACGGCACGATCCCGAAGATCGAAGCCGACACGCTGCGGCAGGTCGGGCGCTGGGTGAAGAAGAACCAGGAAGCGATCTACGGCAGCCAGGCCGGCATCCCGCACGACTACTACCTCGGCGACAGCACGCTTTCGAAAGACGGCAAGACGCTGTACCTGTTCGTGGACGGCAAGCCCGGCGGCGCCGTGTTGCTGAAGGGACTCGCGAACCGCGTACTCGTCGCGCGCGTGGTCGGCAACGGCACGATGCTCAATCCGCAGCGGCTGGGTGCAACGCTGGGTGGCGCGCCGGCAATGCTGGCGATCGATGTGCCCGATTACGCGCTCGATCCGGATGTGACCGTGATCGCATTGGAACTGGACGGGCCGATCAAGCTGTTCCATCCAGAGACAAAATCGGAAACCGCCGACTAA